A single region of the Dyella humicola genome encodes:
- a CDS encoding sugar porter family MFS transporter, with the protein MSSTTSNAVDDLGQHATVRVVLIAAAAALGGFLFGFDTAVINGAVDAVRGNFGLGAGQIGFAVSCALLGSAVGAWYAGPLADRFGRVRSMQVAALFLAMSALGSGLVGGVASLVLWRLVGGIGVGIASVIAPTYIAEISPAQVRGRLGSLQQLAIVLGIFAALLSDAWLAGTAGGASQPLWLGLAAWRWMFLVAVVPALIYGSLVLGVPESPRHLVAKGRLAEARDVLRQVLNMTNERALDAKVQDIEQSLHSEYRPRLRDLRGSSFGLLPVVWIGILLSVFQQFVGINVIFYYSSTLWHSVGFSEADSFSITVVTSVVNVLVTLVAIALVDRIGRKPLLVIGSAGMAVTLGLMAWCFSQASGSGASLSLPAPWNIVALIAANAYVVFFGLSWGPMVWVLLGEMFPNRIRAIALAVAASAQWLANFAITSSFPKLAEIGLSFAYGLYALFALVSLVFVVVSVRETKGIELEDMQS; encoded by the coding sequence ATGAGCAGCACGACGAGCAATGCAGTGGATGACCTGGGCCAGCACGCCACCGTGCGCGTGGTCCTGATTGCGGCAGCGGCCGCACTGGGTGGTTTCCTTTTCGGTTTCGATACGGCGGTGATCAACGGCGCCGTCGATGCCGTGCGCGGCAACTTTGGCCTGGGTGCCGGTCAAATCGGCTTCGCCGTGTCGTGTGCGCTGCTCGGCTCCGCCGTCGGGGCCTGGTATGCCGGCCCACTGGCTGATCGCTTCGGTCGCGTTCGCAGCATGCAGGTGGCGGCCCTCTTCCTGGCCATGAGCGCGCTGGGTTCGGGCCTCGTCGGCGGCGTAGCCAGCCTCGTCTTGTGGCGCCTGGTCGGTGGCATCGGCGTGGGCATCGCCTCGGTCATCGCACCCACTTATATCGCGGAGATCTCTCCCGCCCAGGTGCGTGGCCGACTCGGCTCGCTGCAACAGCTGGCCATCGTGCTGGGCATCTTCGCCGCCTTGCTCAGCGATGCATGGTTGGCCGGCACGGCGGGTGGCGCGTCACAGCCGTTGTGGCTTGGCCTCGCGGCGTGGCGCTGGATGTTCCTGGTCGCCGTGGTACCCGCGTTGATCTACGGCTCGCTGGTGCTGGGCGTGCCCGAATCGCCACGCCACCTGGTCGCCAAGGGTCGCCTGGCCGAGGCACGCGACGTGCTGCGCCAGGTGCTCAACATGACCAACGAGCGTGCGCTGGACGCCAAGGTGCAGGACATCGAGCAGAGCCTGCACTCCGAATATCGCCCCCGGCTGCGCGATCTGCGCGGCTCGAGCTTCGGCCTGCTGCCGGTGGTGTGGATCGGCATTCTGCTGTCGGTTTTCCAGCAGTTCGTAGGCATCAACGTCATCTTCTATTACTCGTCGACGCTGTGGCACTCGGTGGGCTTCAGCGAGGCTGATTCGTTCTCCATCACCGTGGTTACATCGGTGGTCAACGTGCTGGTGACCCTGGTGGCGATCGCCCTGGTCGACCGCATCGGCCGTAAGCCGCTGCTGGTGATCGGTTCCGCCGGCATGGCCGTCACGCTGGGCCTGATGGCCTGGTGCTTCTCGCAAGCCAGCGGCAGCGGCGCCAGCCTCAGCCTCCCCGCGCCGTGGAATATCGTCGCCCTCATTGCCGCCAATGCCTATGTCGTGTTCTTCGGCCTGAGCTGGGGACCGATGGTGTGGGTGCTGCTGGGTGAGATGTTCCCCAACCGCATTCGCGCCATCGCGCTCGCGGTGGCGGCTTCGGCGCAGTGGCTGGCGAACTTCGCCATCACCAGCAGCTTCCCCAAGCTGGCCGAAATCGGGCTGAGCTTCGCTTATGGCCTGTATGCGCTGTTTGCACTGGTATCGCTGGTATTCGTCGTGGTCTCCGTGCGTGAGACCAAGGGCATCGAGCTGGAAGACATGCAAAGCTGA
- a CDS encoding pseudouridine synthase — MRVNKYISEAGLCSRREADELLLAGRVTINGEAVSTGAKALEGDEVRVDGEIVRARILAPSVAAKRGVYIALNKPVGITCTTDQTVKDNIVDFVDHQERVFPIGRLDKDSEGLILLTSNGDIVNEILRSENNHEKEYLVAVNKQVTDEFLRGMARGVRIHGQMTKSCKVRRIAKFGFGIILTQGLNRQIRLMAAEFGYRVTQLRRVRVINVKLGHLKVGQWRNLTEAELKGLLPGRTQW, encoded by the coding sequence ATGCGCGTCAACAAATACATCAGCGAAGCCGGACTCTGCTCCCGCCGTGAGGCGGACGAGTTGCTGCTGGCCGGGCGCGTCACCATCAATGGCGAGGCGGTCAGCACCGGTGCCAAGGCGCTCGAAGGCGACGAAGTGCGGGTGGATGGCGAGATCGTACGCGCACGCATCCTCGCGCCCAGCGTGGCGGCCAAGCGTGGCGTCTATATCGCCCTGAACAAGCCGGTCGGCATCACCTGCACCACCGACCAGACCGTGAAGGACAACATCGTCGATTTCGTCGATCATCAGGAACGCGTCTTCCCGATCGGCCGTCTGGACAAGGATTCGGAAGGCCTGATCCTGCTGACCAGCAACGGCGACATCGTCAACGAGATCCTGCGCTCGGAGAACAACCACGAGAAGGAATACCTGGTGGCCGTGAACAAGCAGGTCACCGATGAATTCCTAAGGGGCATGGCGCGCGGCGTGCGCATCCACGGCCAGATGACCAAGTCCTGCAAAGTACGCAGGATCGCCAAGTTCGGCTTCGGCATCATCCTGACCCAGGGCCTGAACCGGCAGATCCGCTTGATGGCGGCCGAGTTCGGCTATCGCGTGACCCAGCTGCGGCGCGTGCGCGTCATCAACGTGAAGCTCGGCCATTTGAAGGTTGGCCAGTGGCGCAATCTCACCGAGGCGGAATTGAAGGGGCTGCTGCCTGGTCGCACGCAGTGGTGA
- a CDS encoding ABC transporter permease, which produces MNSAGNLVALNTIVRREIVRIMRIWTQTLIPPAITMTLYFVIFGKLIGSRIGTIEGGFTYMQYIVPGLVMMSIITNSYGNISSSFFGAKFSRAVEEMLVSPMPNWVILLGYVTGAVTRGVIVGALVLVIALFFTHLHVVHPLITVASVILGATIFSLAGFVNAVYAKKFDDIALVPTFVLTPLTYLGGVFYSVSMLGEPWRSISMVNPILYMVNAFRFGVLGVSDVQIGVAFAVMLAFVIGLSIVALQLLKRGVGLRS; this is translated from the coding sequence ATGAACAGTGCCGGCAACCTGGTTGCGCTCAACACCATCGTCCGGCGCGAAATCGTGCGCATCATGCGCATCTGGACGCAGACGCTGATTCCGCCCGCCATCACGATGACGCTGTACTTCGTGATCTTCGGCAAGCTGATCGGCAGCCGCATTGGCACCATTGAAGGCGGCTTCACGTACATGCAGTACATCGTGCCCGGCCTGGTGATGATGAGCATCATCACCAACAGCTACGGCAATATCTCCAGCTCGTTCTTCGGCGCCAAGTTCAGCCGTGCGGTGGAGGAAATGCTGGTGTCGCCCATGCCGAACTGGGTGATCCTGCTGGGTTATGTCACCGGTGCCGTGACGCGCGGCGTGATCGTCGGCGCCCTGGTGCTGGTGATCGCGCTGTTCTTCACGCACTTGCACGTGGTCCATCCACTGATCACGGTGGCCTCGGTGATCCTTGGCGCGACGATCTTTTCGCTCGCCGGCTTCGTCAATGCCGTGTATGCGAAGAAATTCGATGACATCGCGCTGGTACCGACCTTCGTGCTCACCCCGCTTACGTATCTCGGCGGCGTGTTCTATTCGGTGAGCATGCTGGGCGAACCGTGGCGCAGCATCTCGATGGTCAACCCGATCCTGTATATGGTCAACGCGTTCCGCTTCGGCGTGCTTGGTGTGAGCGACGTGCAGATCGGCGTGGCGTTCGCGGTGATGCTGGCCTTCGTCATCGGCCTGTCCATCGTGGCGCTGCAGTTGCTGAAGCGTGGCGTGGGGCTACGCTCCTAA
- a CDS encoding ABC transporter ATP-binding protein, whose protein sequence is MSPTSPPALVVDNLRKTYSNGVEALKGISLTVQPGDFFALLGPNGAGKSTLIGILSSLVNASGGDAQVFGVSVNKQRGKAMQLIGLVPQEINFNQFEKPFDICVNEAGFYGIPRKIAMERAEKYLKELRLWDKAQHQARMLSGGMKRRLMIARAMMNEPKLLILDEPTAGVDIEIRRSMWQFVSGINAAGTTVILTTHYLEEAEQLCRNIAIIDHGSIVENTSMKRLLATLDVETFVLDIQQALTELPTIPGITLRRIDEHTVEAEMSRSHDLNSLFAVLSAQGVTVTSMRNKTNRLEELFVRLVEQGRTEQGRTTKGNEEKVA, encoded by the coding sequence ATGTCCCCTACTTCTCCTCCCGCGCTGGTTGTCGACAACCTGCGCAAGACCTACAGCAATGGCGTTGAAGCCCTCAAAGGCATCAGTCTGACCGTCCAGCCCGGCGATTTCTTCGCCCTGCTGGGCCCCAACGGCGCCGGCAAGTCCACCCTGATCGGCATCCTGTCTTCACTAGTGAACGCCAGCGGCGGCGATGCCCAGGTGTTTGGCGTGTCGGTGAACAAGCAGCGCGGCAAAGCCATGCAGCTGATCGGCCTGGTACCCCAGGAAATCAATTTCAACCAGTTCGAGAAGCCGTTCGACATCTGCGTGAACGAGGCCGGTTTCTACGGCATCCCGCGCAAGATCGCGATGGAGCGCGCCGAGAAGTACCTGAAGGAACTGCGCCTGTGGGATAAGGCGCAGCACCAGGCGCGCATGCTTTCCGGGGGCATGAAGCGTCGCCTGATGATCGCCCGCGCCATGATGAACGAGCCCAAGCTGCTGATTCTCGACGAACCCACGGCGGGCGTGGATATCGAGATCCGCCGCTCGATGTGGCAGTTTGTCAGCGGCATCAACGCCGCCGGCACCACGGTCATCCTCACCACGCACTACCTGGAGGAAGCCGAACAGCTGTGCCGCAACATCGCCATCATCGACCACGGCAGCATCGTGGAGAATACTTCGATGAAGCGCCTGCTGGCCACGCTGGACGTGGAAACCTTCGTGCTCGACATCCAACAGGCGTTGACCGAGCTGCCAACGATTCCGGGCATCACCTTGCGCCGCATCGACGAGCACACGGTGGAAGCGGAGATGTCCCGCTCGCACGATCTCAACTCGCTGTTCGCGGTGCTGTCCGCCCAGGGCGTGACGGTGACCTCGATGCGCAACAAGACCAACCGCCTGGAAGAACTGTTCGTACGCCTGGTCGAACAGGGCCGAACAGAGCAGGGCCGAACCACCAAGGGCAACGAGGAGAAAGTCGCATGA
- a CDS encoding FAD-binding oxidoreductase, translated as MADHFKLRLVDSTMLAPSVRHMAFERVDGQPLAFVPGQFLQIHFHYADGTATKRSYSVGTVGDGSSPVQRIEIAVSYVEGGAATQLLCELPHGGVIDASGPYGRFCLQAGDTNGRYLLLATGTGVTPYRAMLPQIQALLQKGGREVVLLYGARNETELLYGEEFEAFAQANPGFTFHGCLSRQPRAVPRPSDRQGHVQNVLAELAPSAERDIAYLCGNPNMVDAAFAALKDFGLAVAQIRREKYISSR; from the coding sequence ATGGCCGACCACTTCAAACTCCGTCTCGTCGACAGCACCATGCTGGCGCCTTCCGTGCGTCACATGGCGTTTGAGCGCGTCGACGGTCAGCCACTGGCCTTTGTGCCGGGGCAGTTCCTGCAGATCCACTTCCATTACGCCGACGGCACGGCCACCAAGCGCAGCTACTCGGTAGGCACCGTGGGTGATGGTTCCTCGCCGGTGCAGCGCATCGAAATCGCCGTGAGCTATGTCGAGGGTGGCGCCGCCACCCAGCTGCTGTGCGAGCTGCCGCACGGTGGCGTGATCGACGCCAGCGGACCGTATGGTCGCTTCTGCCTGCAGGCGGGCGATACCAACGGCCGCTACCTGCTGCTGGCCACCGGCACCGGCGTTACGCCTTATCGCGCCATGCTGCCGCAGATTCAGGCGCTGCTGCAGAAGGGCGGGCGCGAGGTGGTCTTGCTCTACGGCGCCCGCAATGAAACCGAGCTGTTGTATGGCGAGGAGTTCGAGGCGTTCGCTCAGGCCAATCCCGGCTTCACCTTCCATGGCTGCCTGAGCCGCCAGCCGCGTGCCGTGCCGCGCCCCAGCGATCGCCAGGGGCATGTGCAAAACGTGCTGGCCGAGCTGGCGCCGAGCGCCGAGCGCGACATCGCCTACCTGTGCGGCAACCCGAACATGGTCGACGCCGCGTTCGCGGCGTTGAAGGACTTTGGGCTGGCCGTGGCCCAAATTCGCCGCGAGAAGTACATCTCCTCGCGCTGA
- a CDS encoding fimbrial protein, with protein sequence MMFRSSRTRCFAPLLSLLLVMGGALGWAPLAAAAANCTAGPATITMPDVILPSTTPTVGSEIATSAPVTIVFTCSGLPISNSAADHIATIQAGQTLAPLDATNVTTGPGITFKTNITGLALNVTASPVQATSQSGNVNDGPNKFAGYPVGSVTAPSNAALGSYSGTVSATFVGHLMVTGPITVGSGQLTGITLIPFWWYISGGSANSSSTQMTAVNLYLGASSVRTGSCSVSTASQNLTVTLPNINAAVLNGTGATGGKTAFNINLTCKSSSKDVLITMTASNPAATKGVVLPTSGAGNAGNVGVQILNGSSAAVDVTGATSQTIATSTSNGTLSVPYYAQYYQTGSPVTAGGVTATVTFVMSYQ encoded by the coding sequence ATGATGTTTCGGTCTTCCCGCACGCGCTGTTTTGCGCCACTCCTGAGCCTGTTGTTGGTAATGGGCGGCGCGCTTGGCTGGGCGCCGCTGGCGGCCGCCGCTGCCAACTGCACTGCAGGGCCTGCAACCATCACCATGCCAGATGTGATCCTGCCATCGACCACGCCGACGGTGGGATCGGAGATCGCCACCTCCGCTCCCGTGACCATTGTCTTTACCTGCTCCGGCCTGCCTATCAGCAACTCGGCAGCCGACCACATAGCGACAATCCAGGCGGGCCAGACTCTCGCGCCACTGGACGCCACGAACGTCACCACCGGCCCGGGCATCACGTTCAAAACCAACATCACGGGCCTCGCCTTGAATGTGACGGCCAGCCCCGTGCAGGCTACCAGCCAGAGCGGCAATGTTAACGACGGTCCGAACAAGTTCGCGGGTTATCCGGTCGGATCCGTCACTGCGCCATCCAACGCCGCCCTGGGAAGCTATAGCGGCACGGTAAGCGCCACGTTTGTGGGCCACCTGATGGTGACAGGCCCGATCACGGTTGGGTCAGGCCAGTTGACAGGAATCACGCTGATCCCGTTTTGGTGGTACATCTCGGGCGGTTCGGCGAACTCCAGCAGTACGCAGATGACAGCGGTAAATCTGTACCTTGGCGCCAGCTCGGTCCGTACCGGCTCGTGCAGCGTAAGCACCGCCTCGCAGAACCTCACGGTAACCCTGCCCAACATCAATGCCGCTGTCCTCAACGGCACCGGCGCCACCGGTGGCAAGACCGCGTTCAATATCAACCTGACCTGCAAGTCCTCGAGCAAGGACGTACTCATTACCATGACGGCGAGTAATCCGGCCGCCACCAAGGGCGTCGTGCTGCCGACCAGCGGCGCCGGCAATGCAGGCAATGTTGGCGTGCAGATTCTTAACGGCAGTAGCGCTGCGGTAGACGTCACCGGAGCCACCAGCCAGACGATCGCGACATCCACCAGCAACGGCACACTTTCAGTGCCCTATTACGCCCAGTACTACCAGACGGGCTCGCCCGTCACGGCGGGAGGGGTAACCGCAACAGTCACCTTCGTGATGAGTTACCAGTAA
- a CDS encoding fimbria/pilus outer membrane usher protein: MNDVCAIGPTTPVRKHLGCRPLLLCVGIAAALSGWVDVAHAAAAVASPDASASGAEASFDRNLLSGAGQNTVDLSRFERGNPVLPGDYSADLYLNNSPTGRASVRFAAPTPQSGATPCVDRKLLDQLNLHPANLSPDLVAQMLDPHACVGIGSVIPDASMSFDMTTLRLDTSVPQAYLGQAARGYVSPEYWDAGVPAALLNYNFNSYRTSSHGFDQTSAFLGLNFGLNIGLWHLRQDSTAVWQSANAGSPSRRQWQNINTYVQRDLPSLRAMLTLGDSYTDGQVFDSYGVRGVQLSTDDRMLPDSLRGYAPMVRGVANTNAKVTVRQNGVIIYQTTVAPGPFTINDLYPTGYGGNLDVTVTEADGRTRTFSVPYASVAQLLRPGITRFDVAVGELRYASLEHKPTVAQGTLQHGFSNLLTGYAGLQAAEGYAAALVGSAINTRYGALALDLTQSHASIPGYSTHSGQSLRVTYSKILPDTNTSLSVAAYRYSTGGFLSLTDAALARDYARRGMDAFTQVVPAIVPTIDGVPTQNLLSPAQQAALSGSTYNPIVEATGLQRQRNRFTLTLSQRLGEQGGSIYVNTTANDYWNRSGTDTQFQVGYSNSFHRLSFNVSATRTRDPLGRYDNEYFASFSLPLGNSVHSPTLSFNATHESAGTQEQAVVSGSAGADNQFNYGVTASHSDISNTGNAGSVNGAYRSPYAVIAASYGSGSGYSQASLSASGAVVAHPGGVTFGQPMGDTVGIIYVPGAGGARLGNAAGARIDRFGYALVPYLTPYNLNTVTIDPKGLPLDVQLDATSAQVAPHAGAVVMLKFKTENGRALIARVQLQNSQPLPFGAEVSNGKGIVLGVAGQAGKILLRGVDQSGLLVAHWQDDSGQAQSCSFSYALPAKSKGQPATTYEEVKVTCERPQALAQITRSGS; the protein is encoded by the coding sequence GTGAACGACGTCTGCGCCATCGGCCCGACGACGCCCGTGCGCAAGCATTTGGGGTGCCGTCCTTTGCTGCTTTGCGTCGGCATTGCCGCGGCGCTGAGTGGCTGGGTTGATGTTGCGCATGCGGCGGCAGCGGTTGCCAGCCCTGACGCCAGCGCCAGTGGCGCAGAAGCAAGCTTCGACCGCAACCTGCTGTCGGGCGCTGGTCAGAACACGGTTGACCTGTCGCGCTTCGAGCGTGGCAACCCAGTATTGCCTGGCGACTACAGTGCGGACTTGTATCTCAATAATTCGCCGACGGGTCGCGCCAGCGTACGCTTTGCCGCGCCCACGCCGCAGTCGGGCGCAACGCCCTGTGTGGACCGCAAGCTGCTCGATCAGCTGAATCTGCATCCGGCAAACCTGTCGCCCGACCTGGTGGCGCAGATGCTGGATCCGCATGCCTGCGTCGGCATTGGCAGTGTGATTCCCGATGCCAGCATGAGTTTCGACATGACCACTCTGCGACTGGATACGAGCGTCCCGCAGGCGTACCTCGGCCAGGCGGCACGTGGCTATGTCAGTCCGGAGTACTGGGACGCCGGCGTTCCGGCCGCGCTGCTGAACTACAACTTCAACAGCTACCGTACCAGCAGCCACGGTTTCGACCAGACAAGTGCCTTCCTTGGCCTGAATTTCGGCCTGAATATTGGCCTGTGGCATCTGCGCCAGGACTCCACCGCCGTCTGGCAGTCTGCCAACGCGGGCTCACCGTCGCGTCGCCAGTGGCAAAACATCAACACCTATGTGCAGCGCGACCTGCCATCGCTGCGCGCCATGTTGACCTTGGGTGATTCCTATACCGATGGCCAGGTGTTTGACAGCTATGGCGTGCGAGGTGTCCAGCTGAGCACCGACGATCGCATGCTGCCCGATTCGCTGCGCGGCTACGCACCCATGGTACGGGGCGTTGCAAATACCAATGCCAAGGTCACTGTGCGCCAGAACGGCGTGATCATCTATCAGACCACGGTGGCGCCGGGCCCCTTTACGATCAACGATCTCTACCCGACCGGCTACGGCGGCAACCTGGATGTCACCGTCACCGAGGCCGATGGTCGCACGCGCACGTTCTCCGTACCGTATGCATCGGTGGCACAGCTGCTGCGCCCGGGCATTACGCGCTTCGATGTGGCCGTTGGCGAGCTCCGCTATGCCTCGCTAGAACACAAGCCAACGGTTGCGCAGGGCACGCTGCAGCACGGATTCAGCAACTTACTGACGGGCTATGCCGGGCTCCAGGCCGCGGAAGGTTATGCCGCCGCCCTTGTCGGTAGTGCCATCAATACACGCTACGGTGCACTCGCACTGGATCTCACCCAGTCGCATGCCAGCATTCCGGGCTACTCGACACACTCAGGCCAGAGCCTGCGGGTGACCTACAGCAAGATCCTTCCGGACACCAACACTTCGCTATCGGTCGCCGCCTATCGCTATTCGACCGGTGGCTTCCTGAGCCTGACCGATGCCGCGCTGGCTCGCGATTACGCGCGCCGCGGCATGGACGCCTTCACCCAGGTGGTGCCGGCGATCGTGCCAACCATCGACGGGGTGCCGACGCAAAACTTGCTCAGCCCGGCGCAGCAGGCTGCGCTTTCTGGCAGCACTTACAATCCCATCGTCGAGGCCACTGGCCTGCAGCGCCAGCGCAATCGCTTCACTCTTACGCTGAGCCAACGTCTTGGTGAGCAGGGCGGATCGATCTACGTCAATACCACGGCGAATGACTACTGGAATCGTTCAGGCACCGACACCCAGTTCCAGGTGGGCTACAGCAACTCGTTTCATCGCCTTAGCTTTAATGTCTCGGCCACACGCACGCGAGACCCGCTGGGACGCTATGACAATGAGTACTTTGCCAGCTTCAGCCTGCCGCTTGGCAATAGCGTTCACTCTCCCACGCTCTCGTTCAACGCCACGCACGAGAGTGCGGGCACACAGGAACAGGCTGTGGTCAGCGGTTCCGCGGGCGCCGACAACCAATTCAATTACGGCGTGACCGCGTCCCACAGCGATATCAGCAACACGGGCAACGCCGGTTCGGTGAATGGCGCTTACCGGAGCCCTTATGCCGTGATCGCCGCGAGCTACGGTAGCGGGAGCGGCTATTCACAGGCATCGCTGAGCGCCAGTGGCGCCGTGGTGGCGCATCCTGGTGGCGTCACCTTCGGTCAGCCGATGGGCGATACCGTCGGCATCATTTATGTCCCAGGTGCGGGCGGTGCACGGCTCGGCAATGCCGCTGGCGCTCGCATCGATCGCTTCGGCTATGCGCTCGTGCCATATCTGACGCCCTACAACCTCAACACCGTCACCATTGACCCCAAGGGGTTGCCGCTGGACGTGCAGCTCGACGCCACCAGCGCTCAAGTAGCCCCCCACGCCGGTGCGGTGGTCATGCTCAAATTCAAGACCGAGAATGGCCGCGCGCTCATAGCGCGCGTGCAGTTGCAAAACAGCCAGCCCTTGCCGTTTGGCGCTGAAGTATCCAACGGAAAAGGCATCGTCCTGGGCGTCGCTGGCCAGGCGGGCAAGATCCTGCTGCGCGGTGTCGACCAGAGCGGCTTGCTGGTCGCTCATTGGCAGGATGACAGCGGACAGGCACAGTCCTGCTCGTTCTCCTACGCCCTCCCGGCGAAGAGCAAGGGACAGCCGGCCACAACATACGAAGAGGTCAAGGTGACCTGCGAGCGCCCCCAGGCACTCGCCCAGATCACGAGGAGTGGTTCATGA
- a CDS encoding fimbrial biogenesis chaperone, which translates to MKSLICAARAGLLALCLCAASAHASVVVGGTRIVFPAKDGEVTVRLTNQGSHPALIEAWIDDGNLQSTPDKVDVPFLITPPLFRMEANKDQSLRIIGTPSQLPSDRESLFWLNVLEIPPKPSNAEGKNTLQFAIRSRLKFFYRPANLPGDPLKAPEQVTWKAVAEGHGYAVEVRNPTPYYITFSKVSLTVGDKSYAAEPGMVDPQGSVRLAVKELSQAPAAGTVIAYDIINDFGATMSFKGAVAQ; encoded by the coding sequence ATGAAAAGCCTTATCTGCGCCGCTCGCGCGGGTCTGCTTGCCCTATGCCTGTGTGCCGCCAGCGCACACGCGAGCGTCGTTGTCGGTGGGACCCGGATTGTGTTCCCCGCCAAGGACGGCGAGGTCACTGTGCGTCTGACCAATCAGGGCAGCCATCCTGCATTGATCGAAGCATGGATTGATGACGGCAATCTCCAGTCGACTCCCGACAAGGTCGATGTGCCCTTCCTGATCACTCCGCCGCTCTTCCGCATGGAGGCAAACAAGGACCAGAGCCTGCGGATTATCGGGACGCCCTCTCAGCTTCCGAGCGACCGCGAGTCGCTGTTCTGGCTGAACGTGCTGGAAATTCCGCCCAAGCCCAGCAATGCCGAGGGCAAGAACACGCTTCAGTTCGCGATCCGTTCGCGACTGAAGTTTTTCTATCGTCCGGCCAATCTGCCGGGCGATCCGCTGAAAGCACCCGAGCAAGTGACCTGGAAAGCCGTCGCCGAAGGTCACGGCTATGCCGTGGAAGTGCGCAACCCGACGCCTTACTACATCACTTTCTCGAAAGTGTCGCTGACTGTCGGCGACAAGTCGTATGCCGCCGAACCCGGCATGGTCGACCCGCAAGGCTCCGTCCGCCTGGCAGTGAAAGAACTGAGTCAGGCGCCGGCCGCCGGCACTGTCATTGCCTACGACATCATCAATGACTTCGGCGCCACCATGAGCTTCAAAGGAGCCGTCGCGCAGTGA
- a CDS encoding fimbrial protein: MNKLLLSAAMVAVFGVTALAPQSASAVDGTITINGKVVAQTCTVDGNAYGTQDNVTVTLPLVLAPVLATAGATAGKTGFNLVVANCDSSLSTVQTYFSGGNIDAATGNLNNPAGGATNVQVQLLNSSSTVMPLNGANATAQQSPVVTLTTSGTTKGATLSYFAQYISKGAATAGAVNPTVQFTMIYL; encoded by the coding sequence ATGAACAAGCTCCTTCTCTCTGCTGCAATGGTTGCCGTATTCGGCGTCACCGCGCTGGCTCCGCAGTCGGCTTCGGCAGTTGACGGCACCATCACGATCAATGGCAAGGTTGTGGCCCAGACCTGCACGGTCGATGGCAACGCCTACGGCACCCAGGACAACGTCACCGTTACTCTGCCGCTGGTGCTCGCCCCCGTGTTGGCTACGGCTGGCGCCACTGCCGGCAAGACCGGTTTCAACCTGGTTGTCGCCAATTGCGACTCCAGCCTGTCGACGGTGCAGACGTACTTCTCCGGCGGCAATATCGATGCAGCAACCGGTAACCTGAACAACCCAGCCGGCGGCGCCACCAACGTGCAAGTGCAGCTGCTGAACAGCAGCTCGACCGTCATGCCGCTGAACGGCGCCAATGCCACCGCGCAGCAGTCGCCCGTGGTGACCCTCACGACCAGCGGCACCACCAAGGGTGCCACGCTTAGCTACTTCGCCCAGTACATCTCCAAGGGCGCCGCTACAGCTGGCGCGGTGAACCCCACCGTTCAGTTCACGATGATCTACCTGTAA
- a CDS encoding helix-turn-helix transcriptional regulator → MNNRVRELRTERGWSQADLAERLDVSRQTVNAIETGKYDPSLPLAFKIARLFNFSIESIFEPEP, encoded by the coding sequence ATGAACAACCGTGTTCGTGAGCTTCGTACGGAGCGCGGTTGGTCACAAGCTGACCTTGCCGAGCGATTGGACGTATCACGGCAGACAGTCAATGCGATCGAGACGGGCAAGTACGACCCCAGCCTGCCATTGGCTTTCAAGATCGCGCGGCTGTTCAATTTCTCTATCGAATCCATCTTCGAGCCTGAGCCTTGA